A DNA window from Rhizobium jaguaris contains the following coding sequences:
- a CDS encoding sensor histidine kinase: MRRDNILRSTSFRLALIFSLMFISAFIVTGLIVYQLVKWEFQQRQDQTIQETFAVIAAAYGDQDIQDLLDTVETYTRASGDRQRVFLLVDPSGKVLGGNIPDLKFPDGWSDVDGDEMQLTDDEQYRIFSGAVDGNRLTVGLSQRETKNIEAIMLQSFGWASIIVLLLAICGGGLITLRVQRRFGAVRGTMEHVARGNLDARVPIVGRGDDVDLLSHDINDALARLAATVDGMRQVSTDIAHDLKSPLNRLKMTIDEALAKQETGLTVIQELEAASSEADRINETFEALLRIAQIEAGARKSRFGKVDLGDMLQSLDDIYSSVAEDNGQRLKTSLGKPNQVILGDRELLTQMYANLIENAICHCPAGTDIVVRSAADAETITTSVEDNGPGIPEQEHDSVFRRLYRLEKSRTSPGSGLGLSLVKAIADLHGAGILVENSQPGLRIKVVFPRIGQ, translated from the coding sequence ATGCGCCGCGATAACATTCTGCGCAGCACATCATTTCGTCTGGCGCTGATCTTCTCGCTGATGTTCATCAGCGCGTTCATAGTGACGGGCTTGATCGTCTATCAGCTTGTCAAATGGGAGTTTCAGCAGCGTCAGGACCAGACCATCCAGGAGACCTTTGCCGTCATTGCCGCGGCCTACGGCGATCAGGACATCCAGGATCTGTTGGATACAGTTGAGACCTATACCAGGGCAAGCGGCGACCGCCAGCGCGTATTTTTGCTCGTCGATCCCTCCGGAAAGGTTCTTGGCGGCAATATCCCCGACCTCAAATTTCCGGATGGCTGGAGCGACGTCGATGGCGATGAGATGCAATTGACCGACGACGAGCAATACCGGATTTTTTCGGGCGCAGTTGACGGAAATCGCCTGACAGTCGGCCTCAGTCAGAGGGAAACCAAAAACATTGAAGCGATCATGCTGCAAAGCTTTGGTTGGGCCTCCATCATCGTGCTGCTGCTTGCAATTTGCGGCGGCGGATTGATTACCCTGCGTGTGCAAAGGCGTTTTGGTGCCGTTCGTGGCACGATGGAACATGTAGCGCGTGGAAACCTGGATGCGCGCGTCCCAATCGTCGGACGCGGCGATGACGTCGATTTGCTGTCCCATGACATCAATGACGCCCTTGCCCGCCTCGCGGCGACCGTCGATGGAATGCGGCAAGTCAGCACCGATATAGCCCATGATCTGAAATCCCCGCTCAACCGCCTCAAGATGACAATCGACGAAGCACTCGCGAAACAGGAAACCGGCCTGACGGTCATTCAGGAACTCGAGGCGGCAAGTTCGGAAGCCGACCGCATCAACGAAACTTTCGAGGCTTTGTTACGGATCGCGCAGATCGAAGCGGGAGCCCGCAAGTCCAGATTCGGCAAGGTCGACCTCGGCGATATGCTGCAGTCCCTTGACGACATCTATTCCAGCGTCGCTGAGGACAATGGCCAACGGCTCAAAACCAGCCTTGGCAAGCCCAACCAGGTCATTTTGGGAGATCGGGAGCTCCTGACGCAAATGTATGCCAACCTCATCGAGAACGCCATTTGCCATTGTCCGGCCGGAACCGATATCGTCGTCCGGAGTGCAGCAGATGCCGAGACGATAACGACGAGTGTCGAAGACAACGGCCCCGGCATTCCCGAGCAGGAACACGACAGCGTCTTCCGCCGTCTCTACCGGCTGGAAAAAAGCCGCACATCCCCAGGCAGCGGACTCGGACTCAGCCTGGTAAAGGCTATCGCCGACCTCCATGGCGCTGGGATACTGGTGGAAAACTCCCAGCCTGGTTTGCGGATAAAGGTCGTCTTTCCAAGGATCGGTCAATGA